Proteins encoded together in one Coffea arabica cultivar ET-39 chromosome 2c, Coffea Arabica ET-39 HiFi, whole genome shotgun sequence window:
- the LOC113726359 gene encoding uncharacterized protein isoform X2: MENLSGNPVESHKSDVLPASASAYLDPHYWDDRFSHEEHYEWFKDYSHFRHLILDHINPASSVLELGCGNSQLCEGLYGDGITELTCIDLSPVAVEKMKQRLISKGYKDIQVLEADMLDLPFANGCFDVVIEKGTMDVLFVDSGDPWNPRVETVDRVMSMLRQIHRVLKTHGTFISITFGQPHFRRPFFSNSEFTWSTEWRTFGDGFHYFFYILKKDVREC, encoded by the exons ATGGAAAATCTGAGCGGAAACCCGGTTGAATCCCATAAAAGTGACGTACTTCCTGCTTCCGCTTCCGCATATCTTGACCCTCACTACTG GGACGATAGATTCTCTCATGAGGAACATTACGAATGGTTCAAAGATTACTCTCACTTTCGTCATCTCATCCTTGACCACATTAATCCAGCTTCTTCT GTATTGGAGCTGGGGTGTGGAAACTCTCAGCTGTGTGAAGGGTTGTATGGAGATGGGATTACTGAGCTCACCTGCATTGATTTGTCACCTGTGGCTGTGGAGAAGATGAAGCAGAGATTAATATCCAAGGGCTACAAGG ATATTCAGGTGTTGGAAGCTGACATGCTGGATCTTCCATTTGCCAATGGGTGTTTTGATGTTGTTATAGAGAAGGGAACCATG gatgTATTGTTCGTGGACAGTGGTGACCCATGGAACCCACGGGTTGAAACAGTTGACAGGGTTATGTCAATGCTTCGTCAAATTCATAGGGTTTTGAAAACTCATGGCACTTTCATTTCAATCACCTTTGGCCAG CCACATTTTCGTCGTCCTTTCTTTAGTAATTCAGAATTTACTTGGTCTACGGAGTGGAGAACATTTGGTGATGGATTTCACTATTTCTTCTACATCTTGAAAAAG GATGTCAGAGAGTGCTGA
- the LOC113726360 gene encoding probable E3 ubiquitin-protein ligase ARI2 isoform X2: MEDWMSCEEDYDSSDRESPDGFENEDSDSHWMPFKGPSSKVITKESLLAAQKEDLRRVMEVLSLQEHHARTLLIHYRWDVEKVLAILVEKGRALLFAEAGVTVGENKDSDMPGSSSTVLCNICIEEFPGNEVTSMDCGHCFCNNCWTEHFIVKINEGQSKRIRCMAHKCFAICDETVIRNLVSKRHPDLAEKFDRFLLESYIEDNKMVKWCPSVPHCGNAIRVEDDEFCEVECSCSLQFCFNCLSEAHSPCSCLMWELWTKKCRDESETVNWITVNTKPCPKCHKPVEKNGGCNLVSCICGQAFCWLCGGATGRDHTWSSIAGHSCGRYKEDREKKAERAKRDLYRYMHYHNRYKAHTDSFKQESRLRETIREKISNLEARDSRLRDFSWVTNGLYRLFRSRRALSFSYPFAFYMFGDELFKDEMTKEEREIKQHLFEDQQQQLEANVEKLSKYIEEPFDEYEEKKIMDIRMLVINISVITDTLCKKMYECIENDLLGPLQFSVHNIAPYQSKGIEKAVELAIGRSSKTNVNQHPESDSQTNGGNTESDQPSASGTSDESGCPSRKRARKGSFGCSLIDLNLPAEAIDRN, from the exons ATGGAGGATTGGATGAGTTGTGAAGAAGATTACGACAGTTCTGATCGAGAATCGCCGGACGGATTCGAGAACGAAGATTCTGACTCCCACTGGATGCCGTTTAAAGGCCCTTCCAGCAAG GTAATCACGAAAGAGTCTCTCTTGGCTGCACAG AAGGAAGATCTGCGAAGAGTAATGGAAGTGCTATCTCTACAAGAACATCATGCACGAACCCTGCTTATCCATTACCGATGGGATGTTGAGAAGGTCTTAGCAATCCTTGTGGAAAAAGGGAGAGCTTTGTTGTTTGCTGAAGCAGGTGTAACTGTGGGTGAAAATAAAGATTCTGATATGCCTGGATCTTCATCTACAGTATTGTGCAATATATGCATTGAAGAATTTCCTGGAAATGAGGTGACTAGCATGGATTGTGGCCATTGTTTTTGCAACAACT GTTGGACTGAGCATTTTATTGTGAAGATAAATGAGGGTCAGAGTAAGCGGATCAGGTGCATGGCGCACAAATGCTTTGCTATTTGCGATGAAACTGTTATAAGAAATCTAGTTAGTAAGAGACACCCTGATTTGGCAGAGAAATTCGATCGTTTTCTTCTTGAATCATACATTGAAGACAACAAAATGGTCAAATGGTGTCCCAGTGTTCCTCATTGTGGGAATGCAATACGTGTTGAGGATGATGAGTTTTGTGAGGTCGAATGTTCGTGCAGCttacaattttgttttaattgctTGTCAGAAGCACATTCACCTTGCTCATGCTTAATGTGGGAGCTTTGGACAAAGAAGTGTCGAGATGAATCAGAAACTGTGAATTGGATTACAGTCAACACAAAGCCTTGTCCTAAGTGTCACAAACCCGTAGAAAAAAACGGTGGTTGCAACTTAGTTAGCTGCATTTGTGGCCAAGCATTTTG TTGGCTATGTGGTGGAGCTACAGGCCGAGACCATACTTGGTCCTCTATAGCTGGTCATAGCTGTGGTCGCTATAAAGAAGACCGGGAAAAAAAGGCTGAGCGTGCAAAGCGAGACCTTTATCGTTACATGCATTACCATAACCGTTATAAAGCTCATACTGATTCCTTTAAGCAAGAATCTAGACTCAGGGAGACTATCAGGGAAAAGATATCCAACCTGGAAGCAAGAGATTCAAGATTGAGAGATTTCAGCTGGGTGACAAATGGACTGTACAGGCTCTTTAGATCGAGGCGTGCACTTTCATTTTCATACCCATTTGCTTTCTATATGTTTGGTGATGAATTGTTCAAAGATGAGATGACAAAAGAGGAAAGAGAAATAAAACAACATTTATTTGAGGACCAGCAGCAGCAGCTTGAGGCGAATGTAGAGAAGCTATCCAAGTACATTGAGGAGCCATTTGATGAGTACGAGGAGAAAAAGATTATGGACATAAGGATGCTAGTAATAAATATCTCTGTTATAACTGATACCCTCTGCAAGAAGAT GTATGAATGTATTGAGAATGATTTATTGGGTCCTCTCCAGTTCTCTGTTCACAACATAGCTCCATATCAGTCAAAAGGCATTGAGAAGGCAGTAGAGCTTGCCATTGGACGGAGCAGCAAAACCAATGTAAATCAACATCCAGAATCAGACAGTCAGACAAATG GAGGGAATACAGAATCAGATCAACCATCAGCCTCTGGGACCTCTGATGAGAGTGGATGTCCTTCAAGGAAGCGTGCCAGAAAAGGAAGCTTTGGTTGCAGCCTGATTGATCTTAACTTGCCGGCGGAGGCAATTGACAGGAATTAA
- the LOC113723997 gene encoding fasciclin-like arabinogalactan protein 21: MAAISLKQKPLVLAFVLYLSISATASAFTSSAPSFPPSVNQPELLTYPTTLIASILSTLGFQELSSAAVDANLSTSTPITIFAPSDSSLLTCPSCSLPLLLQEHAVPGLYPNHFLRNLAFGTKLETLASGHCLTITSSAAQNVSTRVVFVNGVEISEPDLFNNGVFLIHGLRGFVSHLSPLSCNVERMTTLSFPQPSLHKSPLSSIMRLMLKDAIIRLRFGGYSIVSLALKVKFGELSELKSMTVFALDDISIFSGAGYAYLHHFRFHVVPNRRLMAADLLSLQAATTLPTMEIGQNLVVTAAGGGGQFSPVKINYVKVTTMDLLHNSRIVVHAVSTAFPRMHHHLSLTDGAAVEEAYRPPCDISLDGGFCDVAAPVPAGIRSRPDIIGRLDDRDGL, from the coding sequence ATGGCTGCAATCTCTCTGAAACAGAAACCTCTAGTCCTCGCCTTCGTCCTCTACCTCTCCATCTCCGCCACTGCCTCGGCCTTCACCTCCTCCGCTCCTTCGTTCCCGCCGTCCGTAAATCAACCAGAGCTCCTAACTTACCCAACCACTCTCATCGCTTCCATCCTCTCCACTCTCGGCTTCCAGGAACTTTCCTCCGCCGCCGTGGACGCCAATCTCTCTACCTCCACTCCGATCACCATCTTCGCACCTTCCGATTCCTCGCTTCTTACCTGTCCTTCGTGTTCTCTCCCTCTCCTTCTCCAGGAACACGCCGTTCCAGGCCTCTACCCCAATCATTTCCTCCGCAACTTAGCTTTTGGCACCAAGCTCGAAACCCTAGCCTCCGGACACTGCCTCACCATCACCTCCTCCGCCGCTCAAAATGTCTCTACCAGAGTTGTTTTCGTCAATGGAGTTGAGATCTCGGAGCCGGATCTCTTCAACAATGGCGTCTTCTTGATTCACGGCTTGCGAGGATTCGTCTCTCATCTCTCCCCGCTCTCTTGCAACGTCGAGCGCATGACTACTCTCTCGTTTCCGCAGCCGTCGCTTCACAAGTCGCCGCTGTCGTCCATCATGCGCCTTATGCTAAAAGACGCCATTATCAGGCTCCGTTTCGGTGGCTACAGCATTGTTTCTCTCGCGCTGAAAGTTAAGTTCGGAGAATTATCCGAACTGAAGTCCATGACTGTGTTTGCTCTAGACGATATCTCCATCTTTTCCGGCGCTGGATATGCCTACCTCCACCATTTCAGGTTCCATGTGGTGCCGAACAGGAGGCTGATGGCAGCGGATCTGTTGAGCTTGCAAGCCGCGACTACTTTGCCAACCATGGAGATTGGTCAAAACCTGGTGGTGACGGCTGCCGGCGGTGGAGGCCAGTTCTCTCCAGTGAAGATCAACTACGTGAAAGTCACCACCATGGATTTGCTGCATAACAGCAGGATTGTGGTTCATGCTGTGTCAACGGCGTTCCCCCGCATGCACCATCATCTGTCTCTCACGGACGGCGCTGCTGTTGAAGAGGCCTATCGTCCGCCGTGTGATATCTCCTTGGATGGTGGATTCTGTGATGTGGCAGCTCCTGTGCCAGCTGGCATTAGATCAAGGCCTGACATCATCGGCCGTTTGGATGATCGTGATGGTCTCTAG
- the LOC113726360 gene encoding probable E3 ubiquitin-protein ligase ARI2 isoform X1: MEDWMSCEEDYDSSDRESPDGFENEDSDSHWMPFKGPSSKFWMTMKERILLVITKESLLAAQKEDLRRVMEVLSLQEHHARTLLIHYRWDVEKVLAILVEKGRALLFAEAGVTVGENKDSDMPGSSSTVLCNICIEEFPGNEVTSMDCGHCFCNNCWTEHFIVKINEGQSKRIRCMAHKCFAICDETVIRNLVSKRHPDLAEKFDRFLLESYIEDNKMVKWCPSVPHCGNAIRVEDDEFCEVECSCSLQFCFNCLSEAHSPCSCLMWELWTKKCRDESETVNWITVNTKPCPKCHKPVEKNGGCNLVSCICGQAFCWLCGGATGRDHTWSSIAGHSCGRYKEDREKKAERAKRDLYRYMHYHNRYKAHTDSFKQESRLRETIREKISNLEARDSRLRDFSWVTNGLYRLFRSRRALSFSYPFAFYMFGDELFKDEMTKEEREIKQHLFEDQQQQLEANVEKLSKYIEEPFDEYEEKKIMDIRMLVINISVITDTLCKKMYECIENDLLGPLQFSVHNIAPYQSKGIEKAVELAIGRSSKTNVNQHPESDSQTNGGNTESDQPSASGTSDESGCPSRKRARKGSFGCSLIDLNLPAEAIDRN, translated from the exons ATGGAGGATTGGATGAGTTGTGAAGAAGATTACGACAGTTCTGATCGAGAATCGCCGGACGGATTCGAGAACGAAGATTCTGACTCCCACTGGATGCCGTTTAAAGGCCCTTCCAGCAAG TTTTGGATGACAATGAAGGAGAGGATTTTGCTG GTAATCACGAAAGAGTCTCTCTTGGCTGCACAG AAGGAAGATCTGCGAAGAGTAATGGAAGTGCTATCTCTACAAGAACATCATGCACGAACCCTGCTTATCCATTACCGATGGGATGTTGAGAAGGTCTTAGCAATCCTTGTGGAAAAAGGGAGAGCTTTGTTGTTTGCTGAAGCAGGTGTAACTGTGGGTGAAAATAAAGATTCTGATATGCCTGGATCTTCATCTACAGTATTGTGCAATATATGCATTGAAGAATTTCCTGGAAATGAGGTGACTAGCATGGATTGTGGCCATTGTTTTTGCAACAACT GTTGGACTGAGCATTTTATTGTGAAGATAAATGAGGGTCAGAGTAAGCGGATCAGGTGCATGGCGCACAAATGCTTTGCTATTTGCGATGAAACTGTTATAAGAAATCTAGTTAGTAAGAGACACCCTGATTTGGCAGAGAAATTCGATCGTTTTCTTCTTGAATCATACATTGAAGACAACAAAATGGTCAAATGGTGTCCCAGTGTTCCTCATTGTGGGAATGCAATACGTGTTGAGGATGATGAGTTTTGTGAGGTCGAATGTTCGTGCAGCttacaattttgttttaattgctTGTCAGAAGCACATTCACCTTGCTCATGCTTAATGTGGGAGCTTTGGACAAAGAAGTGTCGAGATGAATCAGAAACTGTGAATTGGATTACAGTCAACACAAAGCCTTGTCCTAAGTGTCACAAACCCGTAGAAAAAAACGGTGGTTGCAACTTAGTTAGCTGCATTTGTGGCCAAGCATTTTG TTGGCTATGTGGTGGAGCTACAGGCCGAGACCATACTTGGTCCTCTATAGCTGGTCATAGCTGTGGTCGCTATAAAGAAGACCGGGAAAAAAAGGCTGAGCGTGCAAAGCGAGACCTTTATCGTTACATGCATTACCATAACCGTTATAAAGCTCATACTGATTCCTTTAAGCAAGAATCTAGACTCAGGGAGACTATCAGGGAAAAGATATCCAACCTGGAAGCAAGAGATTCAAGATTGAGAGATTTCAGCTGGGTGACAAATGGACTGTACAGGCTCTTTAGATCGAGGCGTGCACTTTCATTTTCATACCCATTTGCTTTCTATATGTTTGGTGATGAATTGTTCAAAGATGAGATGACAAAAGAGGAAAGAGAAATAAAACAACATTTATTTGAGGACCAGCAGCAGCAGCTTGAGGCGAATGTAGAGAAGCTATCCAAGTACATTGAGGAGCCATTTGATGAGTACGAGGAGAAAAAGATTATGGACATAAGGATGCTAGTAATAAATATCTCTGTTATAACTGATACCCTCTGCAAGAAGAT GTATGAATGTATTGAGAATGATTTATTGGGTCCTCTCCAGTTCTCTGTTCACAACATAGCTCCATATCAGTCAAAAGGCATTGAGAAGGCAGTAGAGCTTGCCATTGGACGGAGCAGCAAAACCAATGTAAATCAACATCCAGAATCAGACAGTCAGACAAATG GAGGGAATACAGAATCAGATCAACCATCAGCCTCTGGGACCTCTGATGAGAGTGGATGTCCTTCAAGGAAGCGTGCCAGAAAAGGAAGCTTTGGTTGCAGCCTGATTGATCTTAACTTGCCGGCGGAGGCAATTGACAGGAATTAA
- the LOC113726359 gene encoding uncharacterized protein isoform X1 codes for MENLSGNPVESHKSDVLPASASAYLDPHYWDDRFSHEEHYEWFKDYSHFRHLILDHINPASSVLELGCGNSQLCEGLYGDGITELTCIDLSPVAVEKMKQRLISKGYKDIQVLEADMLDLPFANGCFDVVIEKGTMDVLFVDSGDPWNPRVETVDRVMSMLRQIHRVLKTHGTFISITFGQPHFRRPFFSNSEFTWSTEWRTFGDGFHYFFYILKKGHRMSESAECTERIDMPSISPYHDELDSEDYIFRTNIDDA; via the exons ATGGAAAATCTGAGCGGAAACCCGGTTGAATCCCATAAAAGTGACGTACTTCCTGCTTCCGCTTCCGCATATCTTGACCCTCACTACTG GGACGATAGATTCTCTCATGAGGAACATTACGAATGGTTCAAAGATTACTCTCACTTTCGTCATCTCATCCTTGACCACATTAATCCAGCTTCTTCT GTATTGGAGCTGGGGTGTGGAAACTCTCAGCTGTGTGAAGGGTTGTATGGAGATGGGATTACTGAGCTCACCTGCATTGATTTGTCACCTGTGGCTGTGGAGAAGATGAAGCAGAGATTAATATCCAAGGGCTACAAGG ATATTCAGGTGTTGGAAGCTGACATGCTGGATCTTCCATTTGCCAATGGGTGTTTTGATGTTGTTATAGAGAAGGGAACCATG gatgTATTGTTCGTGGACAGTGGTGACCCATGGAACCCACGGGTTGAAACAGTTGACAGGGTTATGTCAATGCTTCGTCAAATTCATAGGGTTTTGAAAACTCATGGCACTTTCATTTCAATCACCTTTGGCCAG CCACATTTTCGTCGTCCTTTCTTTAGTAATTCAGAATTTACTTGGTCTACGGAGTGGAGAACATTTGGTGATGGATTTCACTATTTCTTCTACATCTTGAAAAAG GGGCACAGGATGTCAGAGAGTGCTGAATGTACTGAGAGGATCGACATGCCATCTATATCTCCTTACCACGATGAATTAGATTCTGAAGACTACATTTTCCGGACTAACATTGATGATGCCTAA